A genome region from Acidobacteriota bacterium includes the following:
- a CDS encoding PQQ-binding-like beta-propeller repeat protein has translation MMRKTFSLSALAVVLLSSPLMMAADEVAMFGGTPSRNMVSDEKGLPTEWDPDEGTNVLWSQPLGSQSYGGPVIAGGKVFVGTNNEGKRNPAIEGDRGNVMAFTTDGEFLWQSAHAKLAAGRVNDWPLQGVCSTPYVEGDRLFYISNRAEIIAADVEGFRDGENDGPVTDEALKSDIDEDVLWRYDMIGELDVFPHNLAAGNPIIVDDLIYTMTGNGVDEGHINIPSPLAPSFIAVNKNTGKLVWESDLPRGNILHGQWSNPAYGVVAGRPQVVFPGGDGWMYSFEPKTGELLWKFDTNPKDSIWELGGSGTRNNLVSTPVIHGKHVYIGVGQDPEHGEGPGNLWAIDATGSGDVTATHGTWNRGGEEFGRTISTVAIDDGLIYAADLTGRLYCLDLETGEHHWTYDAFAAIWGSPYVADGKVYLGDEDGDIAVLKAGKKMELLAEMNMGSAVYTTPVAKDGVLYVMSRNRLFALKEGAGTKAAAKDEAAK, from the coding sequence ATGATGCGCAAGACTTTTTCCCTGTCGGCCTTGGCCGTCGTCCTGCTTTCGAGCCCCCTGATGATGGCCGCCGACGAGGTGGCGATGTTCGGGGGCACGCCGTCTCGCAACATGGTGTCCGACGAGAAGGGCCTGCCCACCGAGTGGGACCCCGACGAGGGCACCAACGTGCTGTGGAGTCAGCCCCTGGGGTCGCAGTCCTACGGCGGTCCGGTGATCGCCGGCGGCAAGGTCTTCGTTGGCACCAACAACGAGGGCAAGCGCAATCCGGCCATCGAAGGCGACCGCGGCAACGTCATGGCCTTCACCACTGACGGTGAGTTCCTCTGGCAGTCGGCCCACGCCAAGCTCGCCGCCGGGCGAGTCAACGATTGGCCGCTGCAGGGCGTCTGCTCGACCCCCTACGTCGAAGGCGACCGCCTGTTCTATATCTCCAACCGCGCCGAGATCATCGCCGCCGACGTCGAGGGCTTCCGCGACGGCGAGAACGATGGTCCGGTGACCGACGAGGCGTTGAAGAGCGACATCGACGAGGACGTCCTGTGGCGCTACGACATGATCGGCGAGCTCGACGTCTTCCCCCACAACCTCGCCGCCGGCAACCCGATCATCGTCGACGACCTGATCTACACGATGACCGGAAACGGCGTCGACGAGGGGCACATCAACATTCCGTCACCGCTGGCGCCGAGCTTCATCGCGGTCAACAAGAACACCGGCAAGCTGGTGTGGGAAAGCGACCTGCCGCGCGGCAACATCCTCCACGGCCAATGGTCGAACCCGGCCTACGGCGTGGTCGCCGGCCGTCCCCAGGTGGTGTTCCCGGGCGGCGACGGCTGGATGTACTCCTTCGAGCCCAAGACCGGCGAGCTGCTGTGGAAGTTCGACACCAACCCCAAGGACTCGATCTGGGAGCTCGGCGGCTCCGGCACCCGCAACAACCTGGTGTCGACGCCGGTGATCCACGGCAAGCACGTCTACATCGGTGTCGGCCAGGATCCGGAGCACGGTGAGGGCCCGGGCAACCTGTGGGCGATCGACGCCACCGGGAGCGGCGACGTCACCGCCACCCACGGCACCTGGAACCGCGGCGGCGAAGAGTTCGGCCGCACCATCTCGACGGTCGCCATCGACGACGGCCTGATCTATGCCGCCGACCTCACCGGTCGCCTCTACTGCCTCGACCTCGAGACCGGCGAGCATCACTGGACCTACGACGCCTTCGCCGCCATCTGGGGCTCCCCGTACGTCGCCGACGGCAAGGTCTACCTGGGCGACGAGGACGGCGACATCGCGGTGCTCAAAGCCGGCAAGAAGATGGAGCTGCTCGCCGAGATGAACATGGGCAGCGCCGTCTACACCACCCCGGTGGCCAAGGACGGCGTGCTCTACGTGATGAGCCGCAACCGCCTGTTCGCCCTCAAAGAAGGAGCCGGCACCAAGGCGGCGGCCAAGGACGAGGCGGCGAAATGA
- a CDS encoding PQQ-binding-like beta-propeller repeat protein, with product MMDKLSSNRASLLALLVAVLLTAPAVGGEWPHWRGPSGNSVSAETGLISSWSKDGDNLLWRVDFTGRSTPVVAKGRVCVTGRVGEGVDRQERAACFDATTGKMLWERRFNVYHTTVPWTRVGWANPTLDPETGLLYVQGVGGLFFCLDSKDGRIVWSKSLIEEFGFMEGYGGRTQTPVIDEERVIITFASTNWGAQARPLHRMYAFDKRNGEPIWASSPASSMADKNTQSTPAIAEIDGQRLLIQGNGGGSIFAVQSRTGKKVWEFKLSKRGINISVVVDGSTVYASHSEENLDAPNMGRVVAIDATGEGDITASHEKWRAAFGVGFSSPLYHQGRLYVVDNKADLHALDAKTGQQLWEYSLGTVGKASPVWADGKLWIAEVNGRMHILEPGDEGARSLDLEELHIGERYAEIYGSVAISDGRIYFTTEEGLYCLGKQGASETLNAAPVADVPTKPISGKASQLQALPAETVLGPGDVVALRLRSFDAKGNAVGETTKAEWSLDGLQGTLEGHRFRADPEVPYQAGLIVAKVGDLTASARVRVVADLPYSEDFEGLAVGSKPVHQIAYLRAWAVEEREGGKVLAKNPSPAKLNRHLTFLAPPTWSNYTIQADALGTRTGRRLPDIGLINSGYSLDLMGAHQRLEVRSWASALRMAEKVDFSWDPETWYTLKLKVESTQEEAKILGKVWKRGEPEPAEWTITVVDPHPIRQGSPGLIGYSPTPLYYDNVEVTEN from the coding sequence ATGATGGACAAACTCTCATCCAATCGAGCCTCGCTCTTGGCGCTGCTGGTCGCGGTCTTGCTGACCGCGCCTGCCGTGGGCGGCGAATGGCCCCACTGGCGCGGCCCTTCCGGTAATAGCGTGTCTGCCGAGACGGGGTTGATCTCGTCCTGGTCGAAGGACGGCGACAATCTCCTCTGGCGGGTCGACTTCACCGGCCGCTCGACGCCCGTCGTGGCCAAGGGTCGAGTCTGCGTCACCGGCCGAGTCGGCGAGGGCGTGGACCGCCAGGAGCGCGCCGCCTGCTTCGACGCCACCACCGGCAAAATGCTGTGGGAGAGGCGCTTCAACGTCTACCACACGACGGTGCCCTGGACTCGCGTCGGCTGGGCCAATCCAACCCTCGACCCGGAGACCGGCCTGCTCTACGTGCAGGGCGTCGGTGGCCTCTTCTTCTGCCTCGACAGCAAGGACGGCCGCATTGTCTGGTCGAAGTCGCTGATCGAAGAGTTCGGCTTCATGGAGGGCTACGGCGGCCGCACCCAGACCCCGGTGATCGACGAAGAGCGGGTGATCATCACCTTCGCCAGCACCAACTGGGGTGCACAGGCGCGACCGCTGCACCGCATGTACGCCTTCGACAAGCGCAACGGCGAGCCCATCTGGGCCTCCTCGCCGGCGTCGTCGATGGCCGACAAGAACACCCAGTCGACTCCCGCCATCGCCGAGATCGACGGCCAGCGCCTGCTGATTCAAGGCAACGGCGGTGGCTCGATCTTCGCGGTGCAGTCACGCACCGGCAAGAAAGTGTGGGAGTTCAAGCTCTCGAAGCGCGGTATCAACATCTCGGTGGTCGTCGATGGCTCGACGGTCTACGCCAGCCACAGCGAGGAAAACCTCGACGCCCCCAACATGGGCCGGGTGGTGGCGATCGACGCCACCGGCGAGGGTGACATCACCGCCAGCCATGAAAAGTGGCGTGCCGCCTTCGGAGTCGGCTTCTCGTCGCCCCTCTACCACCAGGGCCGCCTCTACGTGGTCGACAACAAGGCCGACCTCCACGCCCTCGACGCCAAGACCGGGCAGCAGCTCTGGGAGTACTCCCTCGGCACCGTCGGCAAGGCTTCGCCGGTTTGGGCCGATGGCAAGCTGTGGATCGCCGAGGTCAACGGCCGCATGCACATCCTCGAGCCGGGGGACGAGGGCGCCCGCTCCCTCGACCTCGAAGAGCTTCACATCGGCGAACGCTACGCCGAGATCTACGGCTCCGTGGCGATCTCCGACGGGCGTATCTACTTCACCACAGAAGAGGGTCTCTACTGCCTCGGCAAGCAGGGCGCGAGCGAAACCTTGAACGCCGCTCCGGTCGCCGATGTGCCCACGAAGCCGATCTCCGGCAAGGCCTCGCAGCTCCAGGCGCTGCCCGCCGAAACCGTGCTCGGCCCCGGCGACGTGGTCGCCCTCAGGCTGCGCTCCTTCGACGCCAAGGGCAACGCGGTGGGAGAGACCACCAAGGCCGAATGGAGCCTCGACGGCCTCCAGGGAACCCTCGAAGGGCATCGCTTCCGTGCCGACCCGGAGGTGCCTTACCAGGCTGGCCTGATCGTCGCCAAGGTTGGCGATCTGACCGCCTCGGCGCGAGTGCGCGTAGTCGCCGATCTGCCCTACAGCGAAGACTTCGAAGGCCTCGCCGTGGGCAGCAAGCCGGTGCACCAGATCGCCTACCTGCGCGCCTGGGCGGTGGAGGAGCGCGAAGGCGGCAAGGTGCTGGCGAAGAACCCGTCGCCGGCCAAGCTCAATCGCCACCTCACCTTCCTGGCACCCCCGACCTGGAGCAACTACACCATCCAGGCGGACGCCCTCGGCACCCGCACCGGCCGTCGCCTGCCGGACATCGGTCTGATCAACAGCGGCTACAGCCTCGACCTGATGGGTGCCCACCAGCGCCTCGAGGTGCGCTCCTGGGCATCGGCCCTGCGCATGGCCGAGAAGGTCGACTTCAGCTGGGATCCGGAGACCTGGTACACCCTCAAGCTGAAGGTCGAGAGCACCCAAGAAGAGGCCAAGATCCTCGGCAAGGTGTGGAAACGGGGAGAGCCCGAACCGGCCGAGTGGACCATCACGGTGGTCGACCCGCACCCAATCCGCCAGGGCAGCCCGGGACTGATCGGCTACTCGCCGACGCCGCTTTACTACGACAACGTCGAGGTGACGGAGAACTGA
- a CDS encoding outer membrane beta-barrel protein, whose product MSKWTRWMVPLALFLAVTLSLTPTAWAQSRQIEVFAGTLSVDSELLDDDTVYGVRGAQPINDQLSIRLGLTSFSSSESRTVALPPFPTLPIPLPGQLPTSVTVRVDTDILFFDASAVWYPSWGNGAFSLYGGPGWAFVDAEASASTTVFGGLVISDAAEVSDDSLTLHAGVGYEIELGPSFYLRPDVKARWIEELSGTDFEGSLALGYRFGF is encoded by the coding sequence ATGTCGAAATGGACCCGATGGATGGTTCCGCTGGCTCTGTTTCTCGCGGTGACGTTGTCGCTGACGCCGACGGCTTGGGCGCAGAGTCGCCAGATCGAAGTTTTCGCCGGAACGCTCTCGGTTGACAGTGAGCTTCTCGATGACGACACCGTCTATGGCGTGCGCGGTGCTCAACCGATCAATGATCAGCTCTCGATCCGGCTCGGCCTGACCAGCTTCAGCTCGTCCGAAAGCCGCACCGTCGCCTTGCCGCCCTTCCCAACCCTGCCGATTCCCTTGCCGGGCCAGCTACCGACTTCGGTGACCGTCCGGGTCGACACCGACATCCTGTTCTTCGATGCCTCGGCGGTCTGGTACCCGAGCTGGGGGAACGGCGCCTTCTCGCTCTACGGTGGCCCTGGCTGGGCTTTCGTCGACGCCGAAGCATCGGCCTCAACGACAGTTTTCGGCGGGCTGGTGATTTCGGATGCAGCGGAGGTCTCCGACGACTCCCTGACACTGCACGCCGGTGTCGGCTACGAGATCGAGCTCGGGCCGTCCTTCTACCTGCGGCCGGACGTCAAGGCGCGCTGGATCGAAGAGCTCAGCGGCACCGACTTCGAGGGCAGCCTGGCCCTCGGCTATCGCTTCGGGTTCTGA